A region of Saprospiraceae bacterium DNA encodes the following proteins:
- a CDS encoding glycosyltransferase family 39 protein has protein sequence MSAFVDGFMFDVRLHRIILLALPFLIYANTLNHEFVLDDGIVITENKFVKQGVSGIPELLTKDSFYGFFQKQGKEKLVAGGRYRPMSLMVFAFVFEIFGPSSFVFHLLSILVYALLSFAIYVCIRKLFLIKFNKGSEAFAFLIALLFCTHPVHTECVANVKGMDESLALLFCMVAFYYFLIYLDERKYWQLMLTGIMMFFGLLSKENAISYVALIPFGAAVLYTDKLKSLKWPSLMLVLAALVFILLRANTLGLNPFTKLSTELMNNPFMKFENGQKVAMDIFEKAGIITYCLFEYLRLMVWPYPLTHDYYPKQIPMLGIGSINSIAAICIYSFAILFVLIKMKRYPAFSYSVAAFILPLFLVSNILFPIGTNMGERFIFMPSLGFIIGFVFLIQYLNKQNWSKSFYMIAPVCILFSVLTILRNPAWTSNQVLFDTDLKTSVKSAKIHNAVAGVLLESAPAIKDSAELRRVTAKAKLELEKALSIHPVYMEAHLQMGNIYYFEKDYVKAIEKYNYILKHLPDDEDAFKNLQMALRERGRQLGQAGQVKEAREYIKNALGMNPNDSESLMLMGIAEGSSGNNNLAIEYFRKAAQMDPKNPQVYINLGIAFKNDGDLITSDSMFAAAKAIDPEILKKNGIQSK, from the coding sequence ATGAGTGCATTCGTCGACGGCTTCATGTTTGATGTTCGGTTGCACCGGATCATACTTTTAGCATTGCCTTTCTTAATTTATGCAAATACTTTAAATCATGAATTCGTTCTTGATGATGGAATAGTCATTACAGAAAATAAATTTGTCAAACAAGGTGTATCCGGAATTCCGGAACTGTTGACCAAAGATTCATTTTATGGTTTTTTTCAAAAACAAGGCAAAGAAAAATTAGTCGCAGGAGGCCGATACAGACCCATGAGTTTGATGGTCTTTGCTTTTGTATTTGAAATATTTGGTCCGAGTTCATTTGTATTTCATTTGTTGTCAATTTTGGTGTATGCCTTGCTAAGTTTTGCTATTTACGTTTGTATTCGGAAATTATTTTTAATCAAATTTAACAAAGGCAGTGAAGCGTTTGCATTTCTAATAGCATTGTTGTTTTGTACACATCCCGTGCACACAGAATGTGTTGCAAATGTGAAAGGCATGGATGAAAGTTTGGCCCTGCTTTTCTGTATGGTTGCTTTTTACTATTTTTTAATTTATCTGGATGAAAGAAAGTATTGGCAATTGATGCTCACTGGAATAATGATGTTTTTTGGTTTGCTTTCCAAAGAAAATGCGATTTCTTATGTTGCTTTGATTCCCTTTGGCGCGGCCGTATTATATACTGATAAACTCAAGTCCTTAAAGTGGCCAAGCCTTATGTTGGTGCTTGCAGCATTGGTTTTTATACTTTTGCGGGCCAACACCCTGGGACTAAATCCCTTTACAAAGTTATCTACCGAACTGATGAATAATCCGTTCATGAAATTTGAAAATGGCCAAAAAGTCGCGATGGATATTTTTGAAAAGGCCGGAATTATTACTTATTGCTTATTTGAATACCTCCGTTTAATGGTATGGCCTTATCCACTTACACATGACTATTATCCTAAACAGATACCGATGCTGGGTATCGGTTCTATAAATTCGATTGCAGCCATCTGTATATATAGCTTTGCGATACTTTTTGTTTTGATAAAGATGAAAAGATATCCGGCATTTAGTTATTCAGTTGCTGCTTTCATATTGCCTTTGTTTTTAGTATCCAATATTTTATTCCCTATTGGTACTAATATGGGTGAACGATTTATATTTATGCCTTCACTTGGATTTATTATTGGTTTCGTTTTTCTGATTCAATATTTGAATAAACAAAATTGGTCAAAATCATTTTACATGATAGCTCCAGTTTGTATTTTGTTTTCAGTGCTGACCATTCTTAGAAATCCGGCCTGGACATCCAATCAAGTTTTATTCGATACAGATCTTAAAACCTCAGTAAAAAGTGCAAAAATTCACAATGCTGTGGCTGGCGTACTTTTGGAATCAGCTCCTGCTATCAAAGATTCTGCAGAATTAAGGAGGGTCACTGCAAAAGCAAAACTGGAATTAGAAAAAGCATTAAGTATACATCCTGTTTATATGGAAGCCCATTTGCAGATGGGAAATATTTATTATTTCGAAAAGGATTATGTAAAAGCAATTGAAAAGTACAATTACATTTTGAAACATTTACCGGATGATGAGGATGCTTTTAAAAATCTTCAAATGGCCCTTCGCGAACGAGGCCGGCAATTGGGTCAAGCAGGTCAGGTTAAGGAAGCCAGAGAATATATTAAAAATGCCTTGGGAATGAATCCTAATGATTCGGAGTCACTTATGTTGATGGGAATTGCTGAAGGTTCGTCGGGCAATAATAATTTGGCCATAGAATATTTCAGGAAAGCAGCACAAATGGATCCTAAAAATCCGCAAGTGTATATTAATCTTGGCATTGCTTTTAAAAATGATGGTGACCTGATCACTTCAGATTCTATGTTTGCGGCTGCTAAAGCGATAGACCCTGAAATATTAAAAAAGAACGGAATCCAAAGCAAATGA
- a CDS encoding YebC/PmpR family DNA-binding transcriptional regulator has product MGRIFEVRKHKMFARFAKMSKQFARISKEVFMAVKASGTNPDNNPRLRAAFQNARACNMPKDRLEAAIKKATSKDEKDLEILTYEGYAPHGIAVLVETATDNTTRTVANIRSYFNKYGGSLGTSGSVEYLFEHKCIFRIKRQENKDPELLELELIDSGCEELSEDGDELVVYGNFDSFGSLQEYFEKNEIEMISSGFDRIPTMTKKLTQEQEAEVNKLLDKIEDDEDVQNVFSTME; this is encoded by the coding sequence ATGGGTCGGATTTTTGAAGTCAGGAAGCATAAAATGTTTGCCCGTTTTGCCAAAATGAGCAAGCAGTTTGCCAGGATTAGTAAAGAAGTATTCATGGCGGTGAAGGCCTCCGGAACCAATCCCGACAACAATCCCAGGTTAAGGGCTGCTTTTCAGAATGCCCGTGCATGCAACATGCCTAAAGATCGTCTGGAAGCTGCTATTAAGAAAGCCACTTCCAAGGATGAAAAAGACCTTGAAATTCTAACTTATGAAGGTTATGCACCGCATGGCATTGCTGTTTTAGTAGAAACCGCTACTGACAACACGACTCGAACGGTTGCAAATATCCGTTCTTACTTTAATAAATACGGCGGAAGCCTTGGTACCTCAGGAAGTGTAGAATATCTCTTCGAACATAAGTGCATTTTTCGAATCAAAAGACAAGAAAACAAAGATCCAGAGTTGCTGGAACTGGAGCTGATTGATTCGGGTTGCGAAGAACTCAGCGAAGATGGTGATGAATTGGTAGTCTACGGCAATTTTGATAGCTTTGGCAGTCTTCAGGAGTATTTTGAAAAAAACGAAATAGAAATGATTTCATCGGGTTTTGACCGAATTCCAACGATGACTAAAAAACTGACTCAAGAACAGGAAGCGGAAGTCAACAAGCTGTTGGATAAAATTGAAGATGATGAGGATGTTCAGAATGTGTTTAGTACCATGGAATAA